A window of Pecten maximus chromosome 12, xPecMax1.1, whole genome shotgun sequence genomic DNA:
GAGAGGTTTACCGctaaaatcattgaaaaatatTGAGTCGTCGCTTAGACCGCTAGAAACATAAATTCCTCATTTCCGGTTTCCTTGATTTTGGTGCTAGGCTATATCTAGTATATTATGTTTCTGACAATCAGCACGTTGAAGTAGCGATGTGAGTAAGAATCGCTTTGTGAATCTGATCGACCTTTACACTAGATTTTTTGATCAAATTGATTGAATATAATTGAGTATAACGTTTTAGATATTGTGTAAAGCCAGAGAGCTCAAGCTTTTGACAGGTTCGAATTCCTCTCAGCCTCTAACAGTAAACAGGCTTTGAAGATGCTGTTcagaaatttatatatttcatatgtcaTGGATGGAATGTAATACTCATGACAGAGAAAATAACCGATTTGTGTTAATAACGCTTGTACTTCTATTAGGTAATATATAAGTGTAGAGCTTTAAATAGCACTGTatcaaaaacattaatttatttgaataacAGGTCTACAGATTGCTGTAGAAATCATTTGTTAATCAAAAGAGAAATGATAGAATCTGTGACCATGCATATAACTTAAAAGCTGAAAAAAACACTCTAGCTTTCTGTAAGCACTGAAATTAATCAATTTGGATAAGTCCATTCAACTGATGGCCAGTTCAGCCCCAAGCAGTGCTTCCTCGAGATCGGGATTCGGAAGGGGGAATGCCACAGGGACCAGAAAAGCAACACCAACAAGTGCTGGGAAAGCTGGCAAAAAAGGCTCCCTCACAAGTTCATCTGATAGTTCAATAGGAAAATTAACAGCAGCTCACCCGAGACCATCAGCTAAATTAAACCCCAAAACAGTTGATCCAGTAAGTATTCATACTATACATCCTAGCTACCATCTTATAATTATGCTAGCTAGAGTGTGCTACCATCTTATAATTATGCTAGCTAGAGCCTACAAGAAATTGCCATTTAGCAAAATtggtaaaaaatataaattgtgaAGAAACTTTGGATTGTTTGTtcagactatgtatatgtagtacTAGTGTAATTTCTTgtcaaatatttgtaaaattcaTGATTGATGCAATTTTTTGTACCAGTGTACATGTTCAAACATcgacatataattatatacattagtGTTAATTTGTTACTTAAGGCATGTTGACCTGCAGTGTGAGGTATACAAAAGTGAGTTATATAGCAAAGTGAGATATGCCAGACTCGGAGTGCACATGTGGAATACCAGAGttataagtacattgtataccagaATGTGGTATAGCAGAGTGAGGACatcataactatatatagtggGGTATACCAGAATGGGGTATAGCAGAGTTGCAGAGAAAAGTGAGGAATTGTAGGATGAGGTATAGCAGAGTGGGGTTTAGCAGATCTAGAGTGGGGTTAAGCAGAGTGGGGTATAGCAGAGTGGGGTTAAGCAGAGTGGGGTATAGCAGAGTGGGGTTTAGCAGAGTGGGGTATAGCAGAGTGGGGTTTAGCAGAGTGGGGTATAGCAGAGTGGGGTATAGCAGAGTGGGGTTTAGCAGAGTGGGGTATAGCAGAGTGGGGTATAGCAGAGTGGGGTTTAGCAGAGTGGGGTTTAGCAGAGTGGGGTATAGCAGAGTGGGGTATAGCAGAGTGGGGTTTAGCAGAGTGGGGTATAGCAGAGTGGGGTTTAGCAGAGTGGGGTATAGCAGAGTGGGGTATAGCAGAGTGGGGTTTAGCAGAGTGGGGTATAGCAGAGTGGGGTATAGCAGAGTGGGGTTTAGCAGATCTAGAGTGGGGTTAAGCAGAGTGGGGTATAGCAGAATGAGGTATAACAGAGTGGAGTATAGCAGAATGTGGtgagatatatacaatgtatagcaGAATGAGGTATTTCAGACTCTAAAGAGTGAGGTATAGCAGAGTGAGGTATAGCAGACTCAGAGTGAGATATAGCAGAGTGATGTATACTAGACTCAAAATGAGATATAGCAGAATTTAGGTACAtgaatactacatgtataccagagTAAGGTATATCAGAGAGAGGTATTACAGAGTGTGTCATACCAGACTCAGAGAGATGTATACCAGACTCAAAGTAAGATATATAGCAGAGTGAGGTATAACAGGCTCAAAGAGAGGTATAGCAGAGTGAGGATTGAGGTATATAGAGCAGTGAGGTATAATGCAGTGATGTATAGCAGAGTGAGGTATATAGTACAGTGATGTATAACGCAGTGATGTATAGCAGAGTTAGGTatattaagcattgaacggctttcagttggcattcatagtcaatatgaatgccaactggacagaggcaaattccatgaagcgcgctagaGTTTGGAGAACCCAGGTTCGAGTCTCGATGTGAATCTATTATGACCGCAGAAGTTGGTATGGTCCGGTAGCACCGGAAGTACTGGACACACGTGTAcatcttacatgtacatgtacatgtgtagtataATTACATacgtaaaatgaataaagttatCGACAGTTTGAGTTAGTTTACATTGGTAACCCTGTGATACGGAACACGctacagctatatatatatatggtaggggacatattgactatgaatgccaactgaaagccgttcaatgcttatatttaccatgtgcaatttttttatttgttgtgcgatttttttttgaaattttcaaattcaaggcagttcataagctggtgaactcgcaactgaattggtagggttatatagtggcagtgccatacaatggtaaatatagcACAGTGAGGTATAATGCAGTGATGTATAGCAGAGTGAGGTATATAGCACAGTGAGGTATAATGCAGTGATGTATAGCAGAGTGAGGTATATAGCACAGTGAGGTATAATGCAGTGATGTATAGCAGAGTGAGGTATATAGCGCAGTgaggtatatataacacagtgaTGTATAGCAGAGTGAAGAATACCAGACTCAAACTAATGGTAGGTATAGCAGAGTGAGGTATAATGCAGTGAGGTATATAACGCAGTGATGTATATAGCAGAGTGAAGAATACCAGACTCGGACTAGGTATATAGCAGAGTGAGGTATAGCAGAGCGTAATCTGAAGATTCCTGTTGTGTTTTTCAACCTTTTAAAGATTTGATATGGGCTATACAACTCCTGTCATAGTGAAAAGACGGGAAAAGCCAGGCCACTCTTGGGTCGCCACTTTGTTCTATGTTTTCAGTTGTTCATTATAATTACCAAGCTGTTGAAAAGAAACatacatacagtggaacttcgttaactcgaagtcgacgggaccacgaaaaaacttcgagttatccgagttttcgaattaagcgagttatcgtttttgttgaaaagtttggtcaatatttgtcaacattatataatcattataacttcgctctgtcgctcatcagtttagtgtgaagactggtcaatacatgtaaatatatatgtaatgtttcgttatgtcacttgtaatttggtgtagttttgccgatatacagtcacaataaagtttctttcacttagtcacttcaataacgatctgatgtgcaagtcatgtttgcaaaaggtaaacgataaaactgaatttgacaaaataacaagttattaatgtcaaaacaaataaccgtttaagtttaacacagattgcatacaaaacgtaacagaaccattaccttttatttgacatatataaaatactgtttgatcggcctacttacattttattgataaccacgccatttccatgtgtattagcaccggaagttgggctgtgcatgtgcgtataaaatgttactgtaactgagttggcgttttatccgatgtaatagacagcactgaccgttacagttgtactctgaacacctcggcagtaattacgctattgtttcagcagtttaaagatttaataggcgccggtgactgtgtcatttctacacctgtaaaaacatcagctgggtagatctaccggtgtgtcagagattagttccgcttgagcgaacgggtagatgagttgttgactatcgtgtgtactgatatcggtgaccgccttgggaaattacctgatgtaagtaaagcagtactttttatcaccaagacttgttgttataagattcaaccgacaatttcttttatgaatttacgaaacacttataatagcatgtaggttagtagtgccgatatgttcagtattacaaacggaatttagctcttaaaaaatgtcggcgtttgccaccgatcgacgaaaattatacttcgagttattcgaacatttcaagtaggatttttattgttgggaccaaatttttacttcgtattatccgagtttttcgagttatccgaattcgaattttccgagttttttttactaagataaagagagaattcggccgggaccagcgaggtacttcgagttaagcggggtattcgagttatccgagttcgagttaacgaagttccactgtattttaaaaaattgatgatttttcGACCTACCTGACAAAACAGACATACATGTCACCACACATAAACATGTCAGTCTTAAGCTTGGAGCCGCGGTGGCtcagtggttaaggtgtcccgacactttatcactagtcctccacctctaggtggcgagttcaaaacctacgtggggcagttgccaggtactgactgtaggccggtggtttttctccgggtactccagctttcctccacctccaaaacctggcacgtccttaaatgtccctggctgttaataggacgttaaacaaaacaaacaaacaaaccaaacaggTCAGTCTACTAGTTTTATAATCCAATACTGAATTTCTAAACATTTTGCAGCCATATTTGTAATATGGACTGTGTTCATGTGACCTGACAAATGCAAGATCTTGTTGGAATTGCATGACACAAATTATCCTCATGCTGAAAATGGTTTCCAGTGAGACTCATAATTATTTGATTCGCATTACAAATATGGCCGCAAAATTTTTGGAAACTCAGAGTTGAATTTCTTTCCAAACATATGCATGAGCTCTGAATTACAGACTGATTCTTTCTTTTTCTGCAGTTCAAAAGTCCAGCCAAGAACCAATCTGCATTTGCTGCTGTATACACCAATGGAGGAGTACCTTGTCGGTAAGATTGAAACATGCAAACAGGTAAAGACTAATATTAGAGTAAAACCAGTCTCATTCTTTTCCCTGTACGTGGGTGCATCACAGGTCACAGACTCAAAGTTGTAAGTCACATGTATAAAGACTGTAATATTACAGAAAACCAGTCTATCATCTCCCCATGGGTGGTCATGATCAGATGAAGTAGATGTCAAAACTTAATTATAACTTTCAGGATACCTTTAATAATATGGATGTGGACCTGCATTGTTTATACAGGATTTCTTAATTTCACTAGAACACGTATAAACAATATAGTATGCAGGTTTAACTTCTAGATATATCATTCTTATTACTGTTCAGAGTTACAGCATTCTGATCTAtgagagttacttccctttttTCATTCTTatcagtaagtatatatagagATAATCTTGACAGCTGTTCGAGTAGAGAATGGGTTATACTGTTACTAGATTGTCAAACTGTATATTGGAGAAGTGGAATTGATGGAATAGGCATTTTCAAGAAAGATACAGTGAATTCCACAAATCAATTAACATTTCATGATTTATCAGAGAACACCTATATTAGCATATGTCGCATTCCCAAATGAAGAAATACGTACCTCCCAAATATCCTAGATTTAGATATATGCAGCTGGTcaacataaacatacatacttAAATTTAATCAATGTACGATGCAAATTATATCCTCTCATTGTTCTTGTACTTTTTTCAAGGTGACTGGTCACTTTATTACTTTAAGTTTTGTGGggcagcggtggccgagtggttaaggtgtcccgacactttaacactagccctccacctctgggttgcgagtccgaaacctacgtggggcagttgccaggtactgaccgtaggccggtggtttttctctgggtactccggctttcctccacctccaaaacctggcacgtccttaaatgaccctggctgttaataggacgttaaacaaaaacaaacaaacaaacaagcaaacaaacaaagtatttttttgttgatatttccaGGTTATTCCATGGTTCAGTCAAACACAAGCTGGCCTGGGAAACCCCTCCAGAACAGGTGCCCTTTGACCCTATTCTTGTAACCTTAGCAGAGGTAAGATACACATTTTTGGTCACCTCCATTGATTACTTCAGGCCCTTCGCATCACTGACTATAATCCTAGAAAGACGGAACACAGCTGTATGAGGCAGTGTAATTAATTTTGACTCCATTGTACTGTAATTGTAactcaatttgttttgaaaaaaatgcttgtgtgtcttttgtgcAGTcccttgatatatatatcaaagtcaGTCAGTGGGAGTTGAAAAAAAAGCTTGATGATGCAAACAGGTGTGCTATACATATTAGAATGTATGAATATCAATTTTTTACAGGCCACTATTTCCTAAAGTTTTGCTTTCCTGGCTTTTGATAGACTTTGCATTTAGTTCGATTACTTCAAACTAGACATTTGACAGTTatcaaattcatatatatattggtgttgGAAAGTGTATTACTTGAATTCTGTATACCAGGAAACCTCTACCACCATGTATACTAGAAACCCAACAGTCATACAAAGTCAATGTGAATGTatatttatgcatattttgAGGAGTACAGCGTGGTGTTCCTTTTATGCGTACTCTTTTAAAAGCTAAAGAGttttaaattatatacttaTTACAGGGTTTAAAGGAGACCGTCCATCCATATATGTTTGTCGCTAGGACTGGATTTAAAGAGCTACTGGAAGTTGATGGTTCTACAGAAAAAGTGTTGCCAATCTTGCCAAAAGTTTGCATAGCTGTTCGTACATCTTTGGTAAGTTATTGTGGTAAGAAAGCTGCCATATATGGTCATTTTAGAGGTGGTCATCATATACCTATATGTCGATACCAGAACCACCCTGATAGTTTTATACCTACATGTTGATACCAGAACCATCCCTGATAGTTTTATACCTACATGTCTATACCAGAACCATCCCTGATAGTTTTATACCTACATGTTGATACCAGAACCACCCTGATAGTTTTATACCTACATGTTGATACCAGAACCACcctgatatttttatatctacTTGTTGATACCAGAACCACCCTGATAGTTTTATACCTACATGTCTATACCAGAACCATCCCTGATAGTTTTATACCTACATGTTGATACCAGAACCATCCTGATAGTTTTATACCTACATGTTGATACCAGAACCATCCTGATAGTTTTATACCTACATGTCTATACCAGAACCATCCCTGATAGTTTTATACCTACATGTCTATACCAGAACCACCCTGATAGTTTTATACCTACATGTCTTTACTAGAACCACCCTGATATTTTTATACCTACATGTCTTTACTAGAACCACCCTGATAGTTTTATACCTACATGTCTTTACTAGAACCACCCTGATAGTTTAATACCTACATGTCTTTACTAGAACCACCCTGATATTTTTATACCTACATGTCTTTACTAGAACCACCCTGATAGTTTTATACCTACATGTCTTTACTAGAACCACCCTGATAGTTTTATACCTACATGTCGATACCAGAACCATGCCTGATAGTTTAATACCTACATGTTGATACCAGAACCACCCTGATAGTTTTATACTTCATGTCGATACCAGAACCATGCCTGATAGTTTAATACCTACATGTTGATACCAGAACCACCCTGATAGTTTTATACCTACATGTTGATACCAGAACCACCCTGATAGTTTTATACCTACATGTCGATACCAGAACCACCCTGATAGTTTTATACCTACATGTTGATACCAGAACCACCCTGATAGTTTTATACCTACATGTTGATACCAGAACCATCCCTGATAGTTTTATACCTACATGTTGATACCAGAACCATCCCTGATAGTTTTATACCTATATGTCTATACCAGAACCACCCTGATAGTTTTATACCTACACGTTGATACTAGAACCACCCTGATagtttatacctacatgtcTATACTAGAACCACCCTGATAGTTTAATACCTACATGTCTATACCAGAACCACCCTGATAGTTTTATACCTACATGTTGATACCAGAACCATCCCTGATAGTTTTATACCTACATGTTGATACCAGAACCACCCTGATAGTTTTATACCTACATGTCTATACCAGAACCACCCTGATAGTTTTATACCTACATGTCGATACCAGAACCACCCTGATAGTTTTATACCTACATGTTGATACCAGAACCATCCCTGATAGTTTTATACCTACATGTTGATACCAGAACCACCCTGATAGTTTTATACCTACATGTTGATACTAGAACCACCCTGATagtttatacctacatgttgATACTAGAACCACCCTGATAGTTTTATACCTATATGTCTATACCAGAACCACCCTGATAGTTTTATACCTACATGTTGATACCAGAACCACCCTGATAGTTTTATATCTACATGTCTATACCAGAACCATCCCTGATAGTTTTATATCTACATGTTGATACCAGAACCACCCTGATAGTTTTATACCTACATGTCTATACCAGAATCACCCTGATAGTTTTATACCTATATGTCTATACCAGAACCACCCTGATATTTTTATACCTACATGTTGATACCAGAACCACCCTGATAGTTTTATACCTATATGTCTATACCAGAACCACCCTGATAGTTTTATACCTATATGTCTATACCAGAACCACCCTGATAGTTTTATACCTACATGTCTATACCAGAACCATCCCTGATAGTTTTATACCTACATGTCGATACTAGAACCACCCTGATAGTTTTATATCTACATGTTAATACCAGAACCTTCAAGACAGTGCTCTACTTTGTACTTTACAGAGCCATCCTGATAATTCGGTATTTGATTCTGGCCTGGATGCACTCCTACAGCTAAGTGATGTGGTTGGTCCATCACTGAATCAACATCTCAAACTTCTGATGGTGCCTGTAAGTTTACTGGGTATTAAAATCTAACAAATTATTGACTTCAGTTATTGCTTATTAGTAGTTACTGTATAACACTGTTAATTATGACTACAGTTATTAATACTGTTTGATCTTCAGTAATGTTGACTACAGTTAGTGATTATTGTAtgatcattggttatatattgACTACAGTTAGTGATTATTGTAtgatcattggttatatattgACTACAGTTAGTGATTATTGTAtgatcattggttatatattgACTACAGTTAGTGATTATTGTAtgatcattggttatatattgACTACAGTTAGTGATTATTGTAtgatcattggttatatattgACTACAGTTAGTAATTATTGTAtgatcattggttatatattgACTACAGTTAGTAATTATTGTATGATCATCAGTTATATTGACTACAGTTAGTAATTATTGTAtgatcattggttatatattgACTACAGTTAGTGATTACTGTATGATTTGCAGTTATATTGACTACAGTTAGTAATTATTGTATGATCATCAGTTATATTGACTACAGTTAGTAATTATTGTATGATCATCAGTTATATTGACTACAGGTAGTAATTATTGTATGAACATCGGTTATATTGACTACAGTTAGTGATTACTGTATGATCATCAGTTATATTGACTACAGTTAGTGATTATTGTATGATCATCAGTTATATTGACTACAGTTAGTGATTACTGTATGATCATCAGTTATATTGACAACAGTTAGTAATTACTGTATGATCATCAGTTATATTGACTACAGTTAGTGATTATTGTATGATCATCGGTTATATTGACTACAGTTAGTGATTATTGTATGATCATCAGTTATATTGACTACAGTTAGTAATTATTGTATGATCATCAGTTATATTAACTACAGTTAGTAACGACTGTAtgatcattggttatatattgACTACAGTTAGTGATTATTGTATGCTCATCGGTTATATTGACTACAGTTAGTGATTATTGTATGATCATCAGTTATATTGACTACAGTTAGTGATTACTGTATGATCATCAGTTATATTGACTACAGTTAGTGATTATTGTATGATCATCAGTTATATTGACTACATTTAGTGATTACTGTATGATCATCAGTTATATTAACTACAGTTAGTAACTACTGTATGATCATCAGTTATATATTGCTTACAGTTAGTGATTATTGTATCATCATCAGTAATATTGTCAACAGTTAGTGATTACTGTATGATCTTCATTAATATTGACTACAGTTATTAATTACTGTATGATCATCAGTTATATTGACTACAGTTAGTAATTATTGTAtgatcattggttatatattgACTACAGTTAGTGATTACTGTATGATTTGCAGTTATATTGACTACAGTTAGTAATTATTGTATGATCATCAGTTATATTGACTACAGTTAGTAATTATTGTATGATCATCAGTTATATTGACTACAGGTAGTAATTATTGTATGAACATCGGTTATATTGACTACAGTTAGTGATTACTGTATGATCATCAGTTATATTGACTACAGTTAGTGATTATTGTATGATCATCAGTTATATTGACTACAGTTAGTGATTACTGTATGATCATCAGTTATATTGACAACAGTTAGTAATTACTGTATGATCATCAGTTATATTGACTACAGTTAGTGATTATTGTATGATCATCGGTTATATTGACTACAGTTAGTGATTATTGTATGATCATCAGTTATATTGACTACAGTTAGTAATTATTGTATGATCATCAGTTATATTAACTACAGTTAGTAACTACTGTAtgatcattggttatatattgACTACAGTTAGTGATTATTGTATGATCATCGGTTATATTGACTACAGTTAGTGATTATTGTATGATCATCAGTTATATTGACTACAGTTAGTGATTACTGTATGATCATCAGTTATATTGACTACAGTTAGTGATTATTGTATGATCATCAGTTATATTGACTACATTTAGTGATTACTGTATGATCATCAGTTATATTAACTACAGTTAGTAACTACTGTATGATCATCAGTTATATATTGCTTACAGTTAGTGATTATTGTATCATCATCAGTAATATTGTCAACAGTTAGTGATTACTGTATGATCTTCATTAATATTGACTACAGTTATTAATTACTGTATGATCATCAGTTATATTGACTACAGTTAGTAATTATTGTAtgatcattggttatatattgCTTACAGTTAGTGATTATTGTATGATCATCAGTTATATTGACTACAGTTAGTGATTACTGTATGATCATCAGTTACATTGACTACAGTTAGTAATTATTGTATGATCATCAGTTATATCGACTACAGTTAGTAACTACTGTATGATCATCAGTTAAATTGACTTCAGTTAGTGATTACTGTATGATCATCATTAATATTGACTACAGTAACTCTATGATAATCAGTAATGTATGGTTGATTGATAGATTCTGTTTAAAAGCCcatcaacagccatggtcattcaCAGCCAAACAGTATTGAGCATGGGTGTCAGTAATAGTTACTAGTTACTGAATTTACTGTTTAATGATTGGTGAAGTTTACTGCCACTTGGTAATTAATGCTGATTAGCTAGTAATTGTGGTATGAACACTGGTATTGACACAGAAGATGAATTCAGCCTGTAATTAGGCTTTGGAAATGATTGATATACTTTTGTGACAATATGCTCTGTTATCCTGACAAGACTGACACAATCTGTTGTAGGTTGCTAAAAGAATGATGGAAAAGAAACACAGAGACAAGATTACTGAAGTTTTACAGACATTGGAACAAAATGGAGGAAAGGTATATTAATTGTAGATTTCAGTTTAAGTCagctttttaggtcatctgacccgaagggtcaggatgacctatagtcatcatgcttcgtccgtcgtcgtgcgccgtgcgccgtgcgccgtctgccgtgcgccgtccgccgtgcgtaaacttttcacattttaaacttcttctcaagttccaccagtaggattgagctgaaacttgcctgaaatgatgctgggatggtcctgaccaagtgttgttaattttcgggtcggtccgaaatccaagatggccgcaattgccgccattttgaaaacacatttgaaacttcttctcaagttccactggtgagattgagctgaaacttgcctgaaatgatcctgggatggtcctgaggaagtgttgttatttttcaggtcggtcagaaatccaagatggccgccatggcaaccatcttgaaaaacacattttaaacttcttctccagttccactggtgtgattgagctggaaattggtgaggatgttaaggaaggagagccaataaagtgttgttatttttcggcttcgtaaaaactttgacatggcagccacggcagccattttgtaacatgattgcgcaatcattgttcttctgaacaacacctatttcaaacttcttctcaaattccatcagtgggattcagctttaactaaccagaaatgatcctgagatggtcctgaccaagtgttgttatttttcaagtcggtcagaaatccaagatggccgccatggcaaccatcttgaaaaacacgttttaaacttcttctccagttccactggtgcgattgagctggaaattggtgaggatgttaaggaaggagaggcatcaaagtgttgttatttttcagcctcgtaaaaactttgacatggtagccacggcagccatttgtaacatgattgcgcaatcattgttcttctgaacaacacctatatcaaacttcttctcaaattccaccagtgggattcagctcttactaagcagaaatgatcctgagatggtcttgaccaagtgttgttatttttcaagtcggtcagaaatccaagatggccgccatggcaaccatcttgaaaaacacattttaaacttcttctccagttccactggtgcgattgagctgaaaattggtgaggatgttaaggaaggagagccaataaagtgttgttattttttcggcctcataaaaactttgacattgcagccacggcagccattttgtaaaatgattgcgcaatcagggttcttctaaacaacacctatatcaaacttcttctcaaattccaccagtgggattgagctcttacttaccagaaatgattttgtgatggtcctgaccaagtgttgttatttttcaagtcggtcagaaatccaagatggccgccatggcaaccatcttgaaaaacacgttttaaacttcttccccagttccactggtgcgattgagctggaaattggtgaggatgttaaggaaggagaggcaacaaagtgtgGTTATTTTTTGGCTTCGTAAAAGCTTCGACATGgtagccacggcggccattttgtaacatgattgcgcaatcatggtttttcctgaacaacacctatttcaaacttctactcaaattccatcagtgggattcagctgtaacttaccagaaatga
This region includes:
- the LOC117338782 gene encoding PACRG-like protein, with the translated sequence MASSAPSSASSRSGFGRGNATGTRKATPTSAGKAGKKGSLTSSSDSSIGKLTAAHPRPSAKLNPKTVDPFKSPAKNQSAFAAVYTNGGVPCRLFHGSVKHKLAWETPPEQVPFDPILVTLAEGLKETVHPYMFVARTGFKELLEVDGSTEKVLPILPKVCIAVRTSLSHPDNSVFDSGLDALLQLSDVVGPSLNQHLKLLMVPVAKRMMEKKHRDKITEVLQTLEQNGGKEALPSIKSKVPTYSSIFG